A portion of the Thermofilaceae archaeon genome contains these proteins:
- a CDS encoding DNA-binding protein gives MSGLEYFSGYAGKLLVIRLDPGDLLLESVEEVARREGFETAVVLSGIGTLDRCYLHAVTTTGYPVREQKLVFEGVSLELLSLQGVVAGGKAHLHAVVSDTKGAYGGHVEEGCRVLYLAEIVVLGVDGLTLARIPDERGIGRLRKKP, from the coding sequence GTGAGCGGCTTGGAGTACTTCTCAGGCTACGCTGGGAAGCTGCTCGTCATCCGCCTCGACCCCGGCGACCTGCTGCTGGAGAGCGTCGAGGAGGTAGCTCGAAGGGAGGGGTTCGAGACGGCAGTTGTTCTCTCCGGGATCGGGACGCTGGACCGCTGCTACCTGCACGCGGTGACGACCACCGGCTACCCAGTGAGGGAGCAGAAGCTGGTTTTCGAGGGTGTCTCCCTCGAGCTCCTCTCGCTACAGGGGGTGGTCGCGGGCGGTAAAGCCCACCTGCACGCCGTCGTATCTGACACTAAGGGAGCTTACGGCGGCCACGTGGAGGAAGGCTGCCGCGTGCTCTACCTCGCCGAGATCGTAGTGCTCGGGGTGGACGGGCTAACGCTGGCTAGAATCCCGGATGAGCGCGGGATCGGGAGGTTGAGAAAGAAGCCTTGA
- a CDS encoding RraA family protein, with amino-acid sequence MGGELIARFRRLRVADVVDALDRYGYHDNLLISREIRPLYPAAKLAGYAVTVRTRRVQEEIPTMGPDEYDRFADRWYATRANYEHFMRHAGPGTVIVVDASHSPDVGFWGSTVALHAKARGVEGAVVDGGVRDAGEIERIDFPTFYRYHGRTEVVGRLEFGPEDVNVPVTVGGVTVRPFDIVVGDYDGVVVVPREVAEKVLERAERQLELDRASQKPLLEKLGLKLW; translated from the coding sequence GTGGGCGGCGAGCTCATCGCACGGTTCAGGAGGTTGAGGGTGGCGGACGTCGTTGACGCCCTCGACCGGTACGGGTACCACGATAACCTTCTGATCTCAAGGGAGATCAGACCCCTCTACCCCGCAGCGAAGCTGGCCGGCTACGCTGTCACTGTGAGGACGAGGCGCGTCCAGGAGGAGATACCCACGATGGGGCCCGATGAGTACGACAGGTTCGCCGACAGGTGGTACGCGACTCGGGCCAACTACGAGCACTTCATGAGGCACGCCGGCCCTGGCACGGTGATCGTCGTGGATGCGTCCCACAGCCCTGACGTCGGTTTCTGGGGGTCGACGGTGGCGCTACACGCTAAAGCGAGGGGCGTTGAAGGCGCCGTCGTAGACGGAGGGGTGCGGGACGCGGGCGAGATCGAGAGGATCGACTTCCCCACCTTCTACCGCTACCACGGTAGGACGGAGGTGGTGGGGAGGCTGGAGTTCGGGCCCGAGGACGTCAACGTGCCAGTGACAGTAGGAGGCGTGACCGTGCGCCCCTTCGACATCGTCGTCGGCGATTACGACGGCGTCGTGGTCGTTCCGAGGGAGGTGGCCGAGAAAGTCCTGGAGAGGGCGGAAAGGCAGCTCGAGCTGGACAGGGCTTCGCAGAAACCCCTGCTGGAGAAGCTCGGGTTGAAGCTGTGGTGA